Proteins from a single region of Mytilus trossulus isolate FHL-02 chromosome 2, PNRI_Mtr1.1.1.hap1, whole genome shotgun sequence:
- the LOC134706046 gene encoding uncharacterized protein LOC134706046: MAAAKYRLWTVPKLKAELSIKGAVITGRKADLIDRLVAYDRNHNFKPPLIEIPEATDIEWPKHGYKQLIADHRLVFSKVTREQIDGYFLFRLAGDKQVNGDIKALEKGRDLLQAKKILACSVLILVDGIFLSGIVGAAMKKQVTYNYHIKLDKSGSPVNSKCECPAGKGPNATCKHVAAVLLMADVFSNTGEISIQKSCTEGLQTFQQPKTYYNGAPVKIEKLAKRKPTEILEDPRPQKYRNMEGFTDHVRNTMINFCSQSSQDLTLRYIFPAADIQSYILINLFESYT; the protein is encoded by the exons ATGGCGGCGGCAAAATACCGTCTGTGGACCGTCCCGAAATTGAAGGCAGAACTGAGTATTAAGGGTGCAGTAATCACAGGCAGAAAGGCAGATCTGATTGATAG ACTGGTTGCATATGACAGAAATCACAACTTCAAACCACCCCTCATAGAAATTCCAGAAGCTACAGACATAGAATGGCCAAAACATGGATATAAGCAGCTTATAGCAGATCACAGATTGGTATTTTCTAAAGTAACCAGAGAGCAAATTGATggctattttttatttagattagcAG GTGATAAGCAGGTGAATGGCGACATAAAGGCATTGGAGAAAGGCAGAGATTTGCTACAAGCGAAAAAAATCTTAGCTTGTTCTGTACTTATCCTTGTTGATGGTATTTTCCTAAGTGGTATTGTTGGGGCAGCCATGAAAAAACAG gtAACTTACAACTATCACATCAAACTTGACAAATCTGGCAGCCCAGTTAATTCTAAGTGTGAATGTCCAGCAGGAAAGGGTCCCAACGCCACCTGCAAGCATGTAGCTGCAGTGCTGTTGATGGCTGATGTTTTTTCTAATACTGGAGAAATTTCAATACAGAAGTCATGTACAGAAGGTCTACAAACTTTTCAACAACCAAAGACATATTACAATG gTGCtccagtgaaaattgaaaaattggcTAAAAGAAAACCAACTGAAATATTAGAAGACCCAagaccacagaaatacagaaatatGGAAGGGTTTACAGACCATGTCAGAAACACCATGATTAACTTCTGCTCTCAATCTTCTCAAGACCTTACACTGAGATATATTTTTCCTGCAGCTGATATACAG tcatatatattaataaaccTATTTGAATCATACACATGA
- the LOC134708205 gene encoding uncharacterized protein LOC134708205, which yields MQSRKAMSVDTALNQGVQQEVEIESTSNSTDISLPSEPDVHVPKDMQIQCELLGRYSIERFMDNPKAVSFYTGFKSYEHFMFLFHALGPAAYELKYKCSTLHPSDQLFITLIKLRCAKEDVELSLLFDLSVSTIARIFNTWINFLYFQLNELNIWPSRDIVDKHMPVDFHRKFPRTRVILDATEIPIQKSQDVNIQSVTWSSYKHKNTVKTMVGCTPRGAISYISDCYGGSTSDRQIIEDSSLLDNTRFESGDSIMADRGIMVQDLFANNDVYVNTPTMLKGKSQLEPEEIVRDRRVASKRIHIERVIGLAKRFKILKSELPNTKLSLSNRIVFVCFALTNFKNAIVDKFA from the coding sequence ATGCAATCTAGAAAAGCCATGAGTGTGGACACAGCTCTTAACCAAGGAGTACAACAAGAGGTTGAAATTGAGTCAACATCAAATAGTACTGATATTTCCTTACCTTCAGAGCCTGACGTACATGTACCCAAGGACATGCAGATCCAGTGCGAGTTACTTGGTCGGTATTCGATTGAGAGGTTTATGGACAATCCAAAGGCAGTTTCATTTTATACAGGTTTTAAATCTTATGAACATTTTATGTTCTTATTCCATGCACTAGGTCCTGCTGCATATGAGctcaaatataaatgttcaacCCTTCATCCATCGGATCAGCTTTTTATAACATTGATTAAACTTAGATGTGCCAAAGAAGATGTAGAGTTATCCTTGCTATTTGATTTATCTGTTTCAACCATTGCTAGGATTTTTAATACCTGGATTAACTtcctttattttcaattgaatgaattaaatatttggCCATCAAGAGACATTGTTGATAAGCATATGCCAGTAGATTTTCATAGAAAATTTCCAAGGACGAGAGTTATTCTTGATGCTACCGAGATTCCTATCCAGAAATCTCAAGACGTTAACATTCAGAGTGTGACTTGGTCATCCTACAAGCACAAAAATACTGTGAAAACTATGGTCGGGTGTACCCCAAGAGGTGCTATATCCTATATTTCAGACTGCTATGGGGGATCTACCAGTGACAGGCAGATTATTGAAGACTCAAGTCTTTTAGATAATACCAGGTTTGAATCTGGGGATAGTATAATGGCGGATCGAGGCATAATGGTTCAAGACCTCTTTGCAAACAACGATGTGTATGTTAATACGCCTACAATGCTGAAAGGAAAATCACAACTAGAGCCAGAAGAAATTGTGAGGGATAGACGTGTTGCATCCAAGCGTATCCATATAGAACGTGTTATAGGATTAGCCAAACGTTTTAAAATTCTTAAGTCCGAACTTCCAAACACCAAACTGTCATTAAGTAACagaattgtatttgtttgttttgcattgacaaatttcaaaaatgcaaTTGTTGATAAATTTGCCTAG